One genomic window of Corvus moneduloides isolate bCorMon1 chromosome 14, bCorMon1.pri, whole genome shotgun sequence includes the following:
- the ATP11C gene encoding phospholipid-transporting ATPase IG isoform X7: protein MLRRSLSRLCAGEEKRVGTRTVVVGHRPVSDTEAYVAQKFCDNRIVSSKYTLWNFLPKNLFEQFRRIANFYFLIIFLVQVIVDTPTSPVTSGLPLFFVITVTAIKQGYEDWLRHRADNEVNKSNVFVVENAKQVQKESEKIKVGDIVEVKADETFPCDLIFLASSSIDGTCYVTTASLDGESNFKTHYAVRDTTVLCTDEAIDTLTATIECEQPQPDLYKFVGRIIIYRSNQEPVARSLGPENLLLKGATLKNTKKIYGVAVYTGMETKMALNYQGKSQKRSAVEKSINAFLIVYLCILLGKATVCTTLKYVWQSNPFNDEPWYNEKTKKERETFKVLRMFTDFLSFMVLFNFIIPVSMYVTVEMQKFLGSFFISWDKEMYDEEMQEGALVNTSDLNEELGQVEYVFTDKTGTLTENSMEFIECCIDGHKYKDCISEVDGFSQTDGPLKYYGKAEKSREELFLRALCLCHTVQIKEADQVDGLMAHPERKCTYISSSPDEIALVKGAEKYGFTFLGLENDFMKIRNQKNETELYQLLHVLNFDPVRRRMSVIVRTTTGKLLLFCKGADSSIFPRVQQEEIQQTKVHVDRNAMDGYRTLCVAFKELTQKEYDKIDRQLNEAKMALQDREEKMAKVFDDTEADMHLIGATAVEDRLQEQLAETIEALHAAGMKVWVLTGDKMETAKSTCYACRLFQTSTELLELTARTVGESERKEDRLHELLLEYHKKLIQDVPKNRGGLKRSWTLSQEYGLIIDGSTLSLILNPSQDSGSSNYKSIFLQICLKCTAVLCCRMAPLQKAQIVRMVKNTKGSPITLSIGDGANDVSMILEAHVGIGIKGKEGRQASRNSDYAVPKFKHLRKLLLAHGHLYYVRIAHLVQYFFYKNLCFILPQFLYQFFCGFSQQPLYDAAYLTMYNICFTSLPILAYSLLEQHISIDTLTSDPQLYMKVSDNAMLQWRPFLYWTFLGAFEGLVFFFGVYFLFQNSSLEDNGKILTAFGVWKLDLRDHCFHRAGVHRHSQASVRHPILDVDEPLCDLGLPCFLCVFLILLGRSHLAFLEAAKNVFCICSYADFCFHMAGNNSPDLYQPFPRNSSNSFKKYKREKSSGWPL, encoded by the exons tgtgctggggaggagaagCGGGTGGGGACGCGCACCGTGGTGGTCGGGCACCGCCCCGTTTCGGACACCGAGGCGTACGTGGCACAGAAGTTCTGCGACAACAGGATCGTCTCCTCCAAG TACACCCTCTGGAATTTCCTCCCGAAGAACCTTTTTGAGCAGTTTAGAAGAATTGCCAACTTCTACTTCCTTATCATCTTCCTCGTGCAG GTGATAGTGGACACCCCAACCAGCCCGGTGACCAGTGGCCTCCCGCTCTTCTTTGTCATCACTGTCACAGCTATCAAACAG GGGTACGAGGACTGGCTGAGGCACAGAGCTGACAACGAAGTGAACAAAAGCAACGTCTTTGTTGTCGAAAATGCAAAGCAAGTGCAGAAGGAGAGTGAAAAAATCAAG GTTGGAGACATAGTAGAAGTAAAGGCAGATGAGACCTTCCCCTGTGACTTGATATTTTTGGCCTCCAGCAGCATTGATGGGACCTGTTATGTCACTACAGCAAGCCTTGATGGCGAGTCCAATTTCAAG ACTCACTACGCAGTGCGGGACACCACCGTGCTCTGCACCGACGAAGCCATCGACACCCTCACCGCCACAATCGAGTGTGAACAGCCACAGCCTGACCTCTACAA ATTTGTTGGAAGAATTATCATCTACAGAAGTAACCAAGAGCCCGTAGCCAG GTCTTTGGGTCCTGAAAACCTGTTGTTGAAAGGTGCTACCCTCAAAAATACCAAGAAGATTTATG GAGTTGCAGTCTATACTggaatggaaacaaaaatggcTCTGAACTACCAAGGGAAATCTCAGAAACGGTCTGCAGTAGAAAA ATCTATCAACGCTTTCTTGATAGTGTATTTGTGCATCCTATTGGGCAAGGCCACTGTGTGCACGACTCTGAAGTATGTCTGGCAGAGTAATCCATTTAATGATGAGCCTTGGTACAATGAGAAGactaaaaaagagagagagacgTTCAAG GTCTTGAGGATGTTCACGGACTTCCTGTCGTTTATGGTCCTCTTCAACTTTATTATCCCCGTCTCCATGTACGTTACAGTAGAGATGCAGAAGTTCTTGGGCTCCTTCTTCATCTCTTGGGACAAGGAGATGTATGATGAAGAAATGCAAGAGGGAGCGTTGGTGAACACCTCGGACCTGAATGAAGAGCTCGGGCAG GTGGAGTACGTGTTCACGGACAAAACCGGGACTCTGACGGAGAACAGCATGGAGTTCATCGAGTGCTGCATCGACGGGCACAAGTACAAAGACTGCATTTCGGAGGTGGATGGCTTCTCCCAGACTGATGGACCCCTAAAATACTATGGCAAAGCTGAAAAG agCCGCGAGGAGCTGTTCCTGCGGGCACTCTGCCTGTGCCACACGGTTCAGATCAAGGAGGCAGACCAGGTGGATGGGCTGATGGCGCATCCAGAGCGCAAATGCACCTATATCTCCTCTTCCCCAGATGAAATCGCTTTGGTGAAAGGCGCAGAAAA GTATGGTTTCACTTTTCTAGGACTTGAAAATGATTTCATGAAAATACGAAACCAAAAGAATGAAACTGAGCT gTACCAACTTCTCCACGTGTTGAACTTTGACCCTGTCCGGCGCCGTATGAGTGTCATTGTGAGAACCACCACAG GAAAGTTGCTTCTCTTCTGTAAAGGAGCAGACTCCTCTATTTTTCCAAGGGTGCAGCAAGAAGAAATCCAACAAACAAAAGTCCATGTGGACCGCAATGCTATG GATGGCTACCGAACGCTCTGTGTGGCCTTCAAAGAACTAACTCAAAAGGAGTATGACAAAATTGACAGACAGCTCAACGAAGCCAAGATggctctgcaggacagggaggagaAGATGGCCAAGGTTTTTGATGACACAGAAGCAGACATGCACCTGATCGGGGCTACTGCTGTAGAAGACAG gctgcaggagcagctggcagagacGATTGAAGCCCTGCACGCAGCTGGCATGAAGGTCTGGGTGCTGACAGGAGACAAGATGGAAACTGCCAAATCCACCTGCTATGCCTGCAGGCTCTTCCAgaccagcacagagctgctggagctgacagCGAGAACGGTGGGCGAGAGCGAAAGGAAGGAGGATCGGCTccatgagctgctgctggagtacCACAAAAAGCTGATTCAGGATGTTCCCAAAAACCGGGGAGGCCTGAAGAG AAGCTGGACGTTGAGTCAAGAGTATGGACTGATTATAGATGGCTCGACGCTGTCGCTGATACTCAACCCTTCTCAGGACTCTGGCTCTAGCAATTATAAAAGCATATTCCTACAAATCTGCTTGAAGTGCACTGCAGTCCTTTGCTGCCGGATGGCTCCGTTGCAGAAAGCACAG aTTGTGCGAATGGTGAAGAACACAAAAGGAAGCCCGATAACCCTGTCCATAGGGGATGGTGCAAATGATGTCAGTATGATTTTGGAAGCGCATGTGGGAATAG GGATAAAAGGCAAAGAAGGACGCCAGGCCTCCAGAAACAGCGACTATGCTGTGCCAAAGTTTAAGCATTTAAGGAAACTGCTACTAGCACATGGGCATTTGTATTATGTGAGAATAGCACACCTTGTACAGTATTTCTTCTATAAG AACCTTTGCTTCATTTTACCACAGTTTTTATACCAGTTCTTTTGTGGATTCTCACAGCAG CCACTGTATGATGCTGCTTATCTGACCATGTACAACATCTGCTTCACATCGCTCCCTATCCTGGCTTACagcctcctggagcagcacatcAGCATCGACACGCTGACCTCGGATCCTCAGCTGTACAT GAAGGTGTCGGATAATGCAATGCTGCAGTGGAGGCCGTTCCTATACTGGACCTTTCTGGGCGCCTTTGAAGGACTCGTGTTTTtctttggggtttattttctttttcaaaactcGTCGTTGGAAGATAACGGAAAG ATCTTGACAGCCTTTG GTGTTTGGAAACTGGACCTTCGGGACCATTGTTTTCACCGTGCTGGTGTTCACCGTCACTCTCAAG CTAGCGTTAGACACCCGATTCTGGACGTGGATGAACCACTTTGTGATTTGGGGCTCCCTTGCTTTCTAtgtgtttttctcattcttttggGGAGGAGTCATTTG gcCTTTCTTGAAGCAGCAAAgaatgtattttgtatttgctCATATGCTGACTTCTGTTTCCACATGGCTGGCAATAATTCTCCTGATCTTTATCAGCCTTTTCCCAGAAATTCTTctaatagttttaaaaaatataaaagagaaaaatcatcaG
- the ATP11C gene encoding phospholipid-transporting ATPase IG isoform X2 codes for MWSVWCAGEEKRVGTRTVVVGHRPVSDTEAYVAQKFCDNRIVSSKYTLWNFLPKNLFEQFRRIANFYFLIIFLVQVIVDTPTSPVTSGLPLFFVITVTAIKQGYEDWLRHRADNEVNKSNVFVVENAKQVQKESEKIKVGDIVEVKADETFPCDLIFLASSSIDGTCYVTTASLDGESNFKTHYAVRDTTVLCTDEAIDTLTATIECEQPQPDLYKFVGRIIIYRSNQEPVARSLGPENLLLKGATLKNTKKIYGVAVYTGMETKMALNYQGKSQKRSAVEKSINAFLIVYLCILLGKATVCTTLKYVWQSNPFNDEPWYNEKTKKERETFKVLRMFTDFLSFMVLFNFIIPVSMYVTVEMQKFLGSFFISWDKEMYDEEMQEGALVNTSDLNEELGQVEYVFTDKTGTLTENSMEFIECCIDGHKYKDCISEVDGFSQTDGPLKYYGKAEKSREELFLRALCLCHTVQIKEADQVDGLMAHPERKCTYISSSPDEIALVKGAEKYGFTFLGLENDFMKIRNQKNETELYQLLHVLNFDPVRRRMSVIVRTTTGKLLLFCKGADSSIFPRVQQEEIQQTKVHVDRNAMDGYRTLCVAFKELTQKEYDKIDRQLNEAKMALQDREEKMAKVFDDTEADMHLIGATAVEDRLQEQLAETIEALHAAGMKVWVLTGDKMETAKSTCYACRLFQTSTELLELTARTVGESERKEDRLHELLLEYHKKLIQDVPKNRGGLKRSWTLSQEYGLIIDGSTLSLILNPSQDSGSSNYKSIFLQICLKCTAVLCCRMAPLQKAQIVRMVKNTKGSPITLSIGDGANDVSMILEAHVGIGIKGKEGRQASRNSDYAVPKFKHLRKLLLAHGHLYYVRIAHLVQYFFYKNLCFILPQFLYQFFCGFSQQPLYDAAYLTMYNICFTSLPILAYSLLEQHISIDTLTSDPQLYMKVSDNAMLQWRPFLYWTFLGAFEGLVFFFGVYFLFQNSSLEDNGKVFGNWTFGTIVFTVLVFTVTLKLALDTRFWTWMNHFVIWGSLAFYVFFSFFWGGVIWPFLKQQRMYFVFAHMLTSVSTWLAIILLIFISLFPEILLIVLKNIKEKNHQAGPFDLPVLVSYKRIENGYVKTEDAVTNLAERYPLRIP; via the exons tgtgctggggaggagaagCGGGTGGGGACGCGCACCGTGGTGGTCGGGCACCGCCCCGTTTCGGACACCGAGGCGTACGTGGCACAGAAGTTCTGCGACAACAGGATCGTCTCCTCCAAG TACACCCTCTGGAATTTCCTCCCGAAGAACCTTTTTGAGCAGTTTAGAAGAATTGCCAACTTCTACTTCCTTATCATCTTCCTCGTGCAG GTGATAGTGGACACCCCAACCAGCCCGGTGACCAGTGGCCTCCCGCTCTTCTTTGTCATCACTGTCACAGCTATCAAACAG GGGTACGAGGACTGGCTGAGGCACAGAGCTGACAACGAAGTGAACAAAAGCAACGTCTTTGTTGTCGAAAATGCAAAGCAAGTGCAGAAGGAGAGTGAAAAAATCAAG GTTGGAGACATAGTAGAAGTAAAGGCAGATGAGACCTTCCCCTGTGACTTGATATTTTTGGCCTCCAGCAGCATTGATGGGACCTGTTATGTCACTACAGCAAGCCTTGATGGCGAGTCCAATTTCAAG ACTCACTACGCAGTGCGGGACACCACCGTGCTCTGCACCGACGAAGCCATCGACACCCTCACCGCCACAATCGAGTGTGAACAGCCACAGCCTGACCTCTACAA ATTTGTTGGAAGAATTATCATCTACAGAAGTAACCAAGAGCCCGTAGCCAG GTCTTTGGGTCCTGAAAACCTGTTGTTGAAAGGTGCTACCCTCAAAAATACCAAGAAGATTTATG GAGTTGCAGTCTATACTggaatggaaacaaaaatggcTCTGAACTACCAAGGGAAATCTCAGAAACGGTCTGCAGTAGAAAA ATCTATCAACGCTTTCTTGATAGTGTATTTGTGCATCCTATTGGGCAAGGCCACTGTGTGCACGACTCTGAAGTATGTCTGGCAGAGTAATCCATTTAATGATGAGCCTTGGTACAATGAGAAGactaaaaaagagagagagacgTTCAAG GTCTTGAGGATGTTCACGGACTTCCTGTCGTTTATGGTCCTCTTCAACTTTATTATCCCCGTCTCCATGTACGTTACAGTAGAGATGCAGAAGTTCTTGGGCTCCTTCTTCATCTCTTGGGACAAGGAGATGTATGATGAAGAAATGCAAGAGGGAGCGTTGGTGAACACCTCGGACCTGAATGAAGAGCTCGGGCAG GTGGAGTACGTGTTCACGGACAAAACCGGGACTCTGACGGAGAACAGCATGGAGTTCATCGAGTGCTGCATCGACGGGCACAAGTACAAAGACTGCATTTCGGAGGTGGATGGCTTCTCCCAGACTGATGGACCCCTAAAATACTATGGCAAAGCTGAAAAG agCCGCGAGGAGCTGTTCCTGCGGGCACTCTGCCTGTGCCACACGGTTCAGATCAAGGAGGCAGACCAGGTGGATGGGCTGATGGCGCATCCAGAGCGCAAATGCACCTATATCTCCTCTTCCCCAGATGAAATCGCTTTGGTGAAAGGCGCAGAAAA GTATGGTTTCACTTTTCTAGGACTTGAAAATGATTTCATGAAAATACGAAACCAAAAGAATGAAACTGAGCT gTACCAACTTCTCCACGTGTTGAACTTTGACCCTGTCCGGCGCCGTATGAGTGTCATTGTGAGAACCACCACAG GAAAGTTGCTTCTCTTCTGTAAAGGAGCAGACTCCTCTATTTTTCCAAGGGTGCAGCAAGAAGAAATCCAACAAACAAAAGTCCATGTGGACCGCAATGCTATG GATGGCTACCGAACGCTCTGTGTGGCCTTCAAAGAACTAACTCAAAAGGAGTATGACAAAATTGACAGACAGCTCAACGAAGCCAAGATggctctgcaggacagggaggagaAGATGGCCAAGGTTTTTGATGACACAGAAGCAGACATGCACCTGATCGGGGCTACTGCTGTAGAAGACAG gctgcaggagcagctggcagagacGATTGAAGCCCTGCACGCAGCTGGCATGAAGGTCTGGGTGCTGACAGGAGACAAGATGGAAACTGCCAAATCCACCTGCTATGCCTGCAGGCTCTTCCAgaccagcacagagctgctggagctgacagCGAGAACGGTGGGCGAGAGCGAAAGGAAGGAGGATCGGCTccatgagctgctgctggagtacCACAAAAAGCTGATTCAGGATGTTCCCAAAAACCGGGGAGGCCTGAAGAG AAGCTGGACGTTGAGTCAAGAGTATGGACTGATTATAGATGGCTCGACGCTGTCGCTGATACTCAACCCTTCTCAGGACTCTGGCTCTAGCAATTATAAAAGCATATTCCTACAAATCTGCTTGAAGTGCACTGCAGTCCTTTGCTGCCGGATGGCTCCGTTGCAGAAAGCACAG aTTGTGCGAATGGTGAAGAACACAAAAGGAAGCCCGATAACCCTGTCCATAGGGGATGGTGCAAATGATGTCAGTATGATTTTGGAAGCGCATGTGGGAATAG GGATAAAAGGCAAAGAAGGACGCCAGGCCTCCAGAAACAGCGACTATGCTGTGCCAAAGTTTAAGCATTTAAGGAAACTGCTACTAGCACATGGGCATTTGTATTATGTGAGAATAGCACACCTTGTACAGTATTTCTTCTATAAG AACCTTTGCTTCATTTTACCACAGTTTTTATACCAGTTCTTTTGTGGATTCTCACAGCAG CCACTGTATGATGCTGCTTATCTGACCATGTACAACATCTGCTTCACATCGCTCCCTATCCTGGCTTACagcctcctggagcagcacatcAGCATCGACACGCTGACCTCGGATCCTCAGCTGTACAT GAAGGTGTCGGATAATGCAATGCTGCAGTGGAGGCCGTTCCTATACTGGACCTTTCTGGGCGCCTTTGAAGGACTCGTGTTTTtctttggggtttattttctttttcaaaactcGTCGTTGGAAGATAACGGAAAG GTGTTTGGAAACTGGACCTTCGGGACCATTGTTTTCACCGTGCTGGTGTTCACCGTCACTCTCAAG CTAGCGTTAGACACCCGATTCTGGACGTGGATGAACCACTTTGTGATTTGGGGCTCCCTTGCTTTCTAtgtgtttttctcattcttttggGGAGGAGTCATTTG gcCTTTCTTGAAGCAGCAAAgaatgtattttgtatttgctCATATGCTGACTTCTGTTTCCACATGGCTGGCAATAATTCTCCTGATCTTTATCAGCCTTTTCCCAGAAATTCTTctaatagttttaaaaaatataaaagagaaaaatcatcaG
- the ATP11C gene encoding phospholipid-transporting ATPase IG isoform X3, protein MLRRSLSRLCAGEEKRVGTRTVVVGHRPVSDTEAYVAQKFCDNRIVSSKYTLWNFLPKNLFEQFRRIANFYFLIIFLVQVIVDTPTSPVTSGLPLFFVITVTAIKQGYEDWLRHRADNEVNKSNVFVVENAKQVQKESEKIKVGDIVEVKADETFPCDLIFLASSSIDGTCYVTTASLDGESNFKTHYAVRDTTVLCTDEAIDTLTATIECEQPQPDLYKFVGRIIIYRSNQEPVARSLGPENLLLKGATLKNTKKIYGVAVYTGMETKMALNYQGKSQKRSAVEKSINAFLIVYLCILLGKATVCTTLKYVWQSNPFNDEPWYNEKTKKERETFKVLRMFTDFLSFMVLFNFIIPVSMYVTVEMQKFLGSFFISWDKEMYDEEMQEGALVNTSDLNEELGQVEYVFTDKTGTLTENSMEFIECCIDGHKYKDCISEVDGFSQTDGPLKYYGKAEKSREELFLRALCLCHTVQIKEADQVDGLMAHPERKCTYISSSPDEIALVKGAEKYGFTFLGLENDFMKIRNQKNETELYQLLHVLNFDPVRRRMSVIVRTTTGKLLLFCKGADSSIFPRVQQEEIQQTKVHVDRNAMDGYRTLCVAFKELTQKEYDKIDRQLNEAKMALQDREEKMAKVFDDTEADMHLIGATAVEDRLQEQLAETIEALHAAGMKVWVLTGDKMETAKSTCYACRLFQTSTELLELTARTVGESERKEDRLHELLLEYHKKLIQDVPKNRGGLKRSWTLSQEYGLIIDGSTLSLILNPSQDSGSSNYKSIFLQICLKCTAVLCCRMAPLQKAQIVRMVKNTKGSPITLSIGDGANDVSMILEAHVGIGIKGKEGRQASRNSDYAVPKFKHLRKLLLAHGHLYYVRIAHLVQYFFYKNLCFILPQFLYQFFCGFSQQPLYDAAYLTMYNICFTSLPILAYSLLEQHISIDTLTSDPQLYMKVSDNAMLQWRPFLYWTFLGAFEGLVFFFGVYFLFQNSSLEDNGKILTAFGVWKLDLRDHCFHRAGVHRHSQASVRHPILDVDEPLCDLGLPCFLCVFLILLGRSHLAFLEAAKNVFCICSYADFCFHMAGNNSPDLYQPFPRNSSNSFKKYKREKSSGNEAPSFLRNIHYLHAFSNFQQSQLFLE, encoded by the exons tgtgctggggaggagaagCGGGTGGGGACGCGCACCGTGGTGGTCGGGCACCGCCCCGTTTCGGACACCGAGGCGTACGTGGCACAGAAGTTCTGCGACAACAGGATCGTCTCCTCCAAG TACACCCTCTGGAATTTCCTCCCGAAGAACCTTTTTGAGCAGTTTAGAAGAATTGCCAACTTCTACTTCCTTATCATCTTCCTCGTGCAG GTGATAGTGGACACCCCAACCAGCCCGGTGACCAGTGGCCTCCCGCTCTTCTTTGTCATCACTGTCACAGCTATCAAACAG GGGTACGAGGACTGGCTGAGGCACAGAGCTGACAACGAAGTGAACAAAAGCAACGTCTTTGTTGTCGAAAATGCAAAGCAAGTGCAGAAGGAGAGTGAAAAAATCAAG GTTGGAGACATAGTAGAAGTAAAGGCAGATGAGACCTTCCCCTGTGACTTGATATTTTTGGCCTCCAGCAGCATTGATGGGACCTGTTATGTCACTACAGCAAGCCTTGATGGCGAGTCCAATTTCAAG ACTCACTACGCAGTGCGGGACACCACCGTGCTCTGCACCGACGAAGCCATCGACACCCTCACCGCCACAATCGAGTGTGAACAGCCACAGCCTGACCTCTACAA ATTTGTTGGAAGAATTATCATCTACAGAAGTAACCAAGAGCCCGTAGCCAG GTCTTTGGGTCCTGAAAACCTGTTGTTGAAAGGTGCTACCCTCAAAAATACCAAGAAGATTTATG GAGTTGCAGTCTATACTggaatggaaacaaaaatggcTCTGAACTACCAAGGGAAATCTCAGAAACGGTCTGCAGTAGAAAA ATCTATCAACGCTTTCTTGATAGTGTATTTGTGCATCCTATTGGGCAAGGCCACTGTGTGCACGACTCTGAAGTATGTCTGGCAGAGTAATCCATTTAATGATGAGCCTTGGTACAATGAGAAGactaaaaaagagagagagacgTTCAAG GTCTTGAGGATGTTCACGGACTTCCTGTCGTTTATGGTCCTCTTCAACTTTATTATCCCCGTCTCCATGTACGTTACAGTAGAGATGCAGAAGTTCTTGGGCTCCTTCTTCATCTCTTGGGACAAGGAGATGTATGATGAAGAAATGCAAGAGGGAGCGTTGGTGAACACCTCGGACCTGAATGAAGAGCTCGGGCAG GTGGAGTACGTGTTCACGGACAAAACCGGGACTCTGACGGAGAACAGCATGGAGTTCATCGAGTGCTGCATCGACGGGCACAAGTACAAAGACTGCATTTCGGAGGTGGATGGCTTCTCCCAGACTGATGGACCCCTAAAATACTATGGCAAAGCTGAAAAG agCCGCGAGGAGCTGTTCCTGCGGGCACTCTGCCTGTGCCACACGGTTCAGATCAAGGAGGCAGACCAGGTGGATGGGCTGATGGCGCATCCAGAGCGCAAATGCACCTATATCTCCTCTTCCCCAGATGAAATCGCTTTGGTGAAAGGCGCAGAAAA GTATGGTTTCACTTTTCTAGGACTTGAAAATGATTTCATGAAAATACGAAACCAAAAGAATGAAACTGAGCT gTACCAACTTCTCCACGTGTTGAACTTTGACCCTGTCCGGCGCCGTATGAGTGTCATTGTGAGAACCACCACAG GAAAGTTGCTTCTCTTCTGTAAAGGAGCAGACTCCTCTATTTTTCCAAGGGTGCAGCAAGAAGAAATCCAACAAACAAAAGTCCATGTGGACCGCAATGCTATG GATGGCTACCGAACGCTCTGTGTGGCCTTCAAAGAACTAACTCAAAAGGAGTATGACAAAATTGACAGACAGCTCAACGAAGCCAAGATggctctgcaggacagggaggagaAGATGGCCAAGGTTTTTGATGACACAGAAGCAGACATGCACCTGATCGGGGCTACTGCTGTAGAAGACAG gctgcaggagcagctggcagagacGATTGAAGCCCTGCACGCAGCTGGCATGAAGGTCTGGGTGCTGACAGGAGACAAGATGGAAACTGCCAAATCCACCTGCTATGCCTGCAGGCTCTTCCAgaccagcacagagctgctggagctgacagCGAGAACGGTGGGCGAGAGCGAAAGGAAGGAGGATCGGCTccatgagctgctgctggagtacCACAAAAAGCTGATTCAGGATGTTCCCAAAAACCGGGGAGGCCTGAAGAG AAGCTGGACGTTGAGTCAAGAGTATGGACTGATTATAGATGGCTCGACGCTGTCGCTGATACTCAACCCTTCTCAGGACTCTGGCTCTAGCAATTATAAAAGCATATTCCTACAAATCTGCTTGAAGTGCACTGCAGTCCTTTGCTGCCGGATGGCTCCGTTGCAGAAAGCACAG aTTGTGCGAATGGTGAAGAACACAAAAGGAAGCCCGATAACCCTGTCCATAGGGGATGGTGCAAATGATGTCAGTATGATTTTGGAAGCGCATGTGGGAATAG GGATAAAAGGCAAAGAAGGACGCCAGGCCTCCAGAAACAGCGACTATGCTGTGCCAAAGTTTAAGCATTTAAGGAAACTGCTACTAGCACATGGGCATTTGTATTATGTGAGAATAGCACACCTTGTACAGTATTTCTTCTATAAG AACCTTTGCTTCATTTTACCACAGTTTTTATACCAGTTCTTTTGTGGATTCTCACAGCAG CCACTGTATGATGCTGCTTATCTGACCATGTACAACATCTGCTTCACATCGCTCCCTATCCTGGCTTACagcctcctggagcagcacatcAGCATCGACACGCTGACCTCGGATCCTCAGCTGTACAT GAAGGTGTCGGATAATGCAATGCTGCAGTGGAGGCCGTTCCTATACTGGACCTTTCTGGGCGCCTTTGAAGGACTCGTGTTTTtctttggggtttattttctttttcaaaactcGTCGTTGGAAGATAACGGAAAG ATCTTGACAGCCTTTG GTGTTTGGAAACTGGACCTTCGGGACCATTGTTTTCACCGTGCTGGTGTTCACCGTCACTCTCAAG CTAGCGTTAGACACCCGATTCTGGACGTGGATGAACCACTTTGTGATTTGGGGCTCCCTTGCTTTCTAtgtgtttttctcattcttttggGGAGGAGTCATTTG gcCTTTCTTGAAGCAGCAAAgaatgtattttgtatttgctCATATGCTGACTTCTGTTTCCACATGGCTGGCAATAATTCTCCTGATCTTTATCAGCCTTTTCCCAGAAATTCTTctaatagttttaaaaaatataaaagagaaaaatcatcaG GTAACGAAGCGCCTTCCTTCCTCAGGAACATCCACTATCTTCATGCTTTCTCAAACTTCCAGCAATCACAGCTTTTCTTGGAGTGA